From Skermanella sp. TT6, a single genomic window includes:
- a CDS encoding inositol monophosphatase family protein: MASRSAIINVMARAAEKAARGLVRDFGEVEHLQVSRKGPADFVSTADTKAEQTLRAELQKARPDFGFLMEETGESEGKDASQRWIVDPLDGTTNFLHGLPFWAISIALEREGEIVAGVIYEPLRDELFWAEKGAGAWNNHARLRVSGRRKLDESVIATGLPFKGRGNHPEHVAQVQAMMAETAGIRRFGSAALDLAYVAAGRFDGYWESNVQPWDVAAGILMVTEAGGFVTEIGGGRNPQRGDSVLAANSHLHLMIAKVLRGATATRKPQAEG, from the coding sequence ATGGCAAGCCGCTCGGCAATCATCAACGTCATGGCTCGCGCCGCCGAAAAGGCGGCGCGCGGGCTGGTCCGCGATTTCGGCGAGGTCGAACACCTGCAGGTCTCCCGCAAGGGACCGGCCGACTTCGTCTCGACCGCCGATACCAAGGCGGAGCAGACGCTCAGGGCCGAACTCCAGAAGGCGCGGCCGGACTTCGGCTTCCTGATGGAGGAGACGGGCGAGAGCGAGGGCAAGGACGCCAGCCAGCGCTGGATCGTCGATCCGCTGGACGGCACCACCAACTTCCTGCACGGGCTGCCGTTCTGGGCCATCTCGATCGCGCTGGAGCGCGAGGGAGAGATCGTCGCCGGCGTCATCTACGAACCGCTCCGCGACGAGCTGTTCTGGGCCGAGAAGGGGGCCGGCGCCTGGAACAACCACGCGCGCCTGCGCGTGTCCGGCCGGCGCAAGCTGGACGAGTCGGTGATCGCCACCGGCCTGCCCTTCAAGGGCCGCGGCAACCATCCGGAACACGTGGCGCAGGTCCAGGCCATGATGGCCGAGACCGCCGGCATCCGGCGATTCGGATCGGCGGCGCTCGACCTGGCCTATGTCGCGGCCGGACGGTTCGACGGCTACTGGGAAAGCAACGTGCAGCCGTGGGACGTGGCGGCCGGCATCCTGATGGTGACCGAGGCCGGCGGCTTCGTCACCGAGATCGGCGGCGGGCGCAATCCGCAGCGCGGCGACAGCGTCCTGGCGGCCAATTCGCACCTGCACCTTATGATCGCCAAGGTGCTTCGCGGTGCCACGGCAACCCGGAAGCCACAGGCCGAGGGCTAA
- a CDS encoding pentapeptide repeat-containing protein: MASASAETSEIPRAKLSQQELNALTNRHKAFLKRQPGGTRAVFKMRDLSHLDLSGLDLTDADFSGAKLFSTRLLGCNLTGADLYGTDLRLANLTGATLMKTDLRGACLRGAILSEAMLIEADLRDGMLVHMGKSGEMASVNQEAVKLTTELTCAIMRGANLSRARVSNAFVMQTDMTDAVMRGTKFVRANLTNSDLTGADLQGADLTGANLTGARLTGAILSGAVLDSARLANAVLIGAILDDAQRRAPELAGAVLAKDFAGLGRTLPEIAAGHAAWMDSGGKEGHRADLSGYELTGFDLRGMNLSAAVLQGATLVKADMRSAVLAMADMSLCDLRRINLSNADLRGANLERATLTGADLSGAKLNPVHIQSGSGHVWRANLHRVRLEGANLQGADLRKVNLTDAVLSRADLRGADLREANLTGADLKGARLEGADMAGATGA, encoded by the coding sequence ATGGCTTCTGCCTCCGCCGAAACCAGCGAGATCCCCCGCGCCAAGCTCTCCCAGCAGGAGCTGAACGCCCTGACGAACCGGCACAAGGCGTTCCTGAAGCGGCAGCCCGGGGGGACGCGCGCCGTTTTCAAGATGCGCGACCTGTCACACCTGGATCTCAGCGGACTGGACCTGACCGACGCCGACTTCAGCGGGGCCAAGCTGTTCAGCACCCGCCTGCTGGGCTGCAACCTGACGGGCGCCGATCTCTACGGCACCGACCTGCGCCTGGCGAACCTGACCGGCGCCACCCTCATGAAGACCGACCTGCGCGGCGCCTGCCTGCGCGGCGCCATCCTGAGCGAGGCCATGCTGATCGAGGCGGACCTGCGCGACGGCATGCTGGTCCATATGGGCAAGTCGGGCGAGATGGCGTCGGTCAACCAGGAGGCGGTCAAGCTCACCACGGAGCTGACCTGCGCCATCATGCGCGGCGCCAACCTGTCGCGCGCCCGGGTATCCAACGCCTTCGTGATGCAGACCGACATGACCGACGCGGTCATGCGCGGCACCAAGTTCGTCCGGGCCAACCTGACCAATTCCGACCTGACCGGGGCGGACCTGCAGGGCGCCGACCTGACCGGCGCCAACCTGACCGGCGCCCGGCTGACCGGTGCCATCCTGTCCGGCGCGGTGCTCGACAGCGCGCGGCTGGCGAACGCCGTGCTGATCGGCGCGATCCTGGACGACGCGCAGCGCCGCGCGCCCGAACTGGCTGGAGCCGTGCTGGCGAAGGATTTCGCCGGCCTCGGCCGCACCTTGCCGGAGATCGCCGCGGGCCACGCCGCCTGGATGGACAGCGGGGGCAAGGAGGGGCATCGCGCCGACCTCTCCGGCTATGAGCTGACCGGATTCGACCTGCGTGGGATGAACCTGTCGGCCGCGGTGCTGCAGGGCGCCACCCTGGTCAAGGCCGACATGAGATCCGCCGTGCTGGCCATGGCCGACATGTCGCTGTGCGACCTGCGCCGGATCAACCTGTCGAACGCCGACCTGCGCGGAGCCAACCTGGAGCGGGCGACCCTCACCGGGGCGGACCTGAGCGGCGCCAAGCTGAACCCCGTGCACATCCAGAGCGGCAGCGGCCATGTCTGGCGCGCCAACCTGCACCGGGTACGGCTGGAGGGGGCCAATCTCCAGGGCGCCGACCTGCGCAAGGTCAACCTGACCGACGCGGTGCTGTCGCGCGCCGACCTGCGCGGGGCGGACCTGCGGGAGGCCAACCTGACCGGCGCCGACCTGAAAGGCGCCCGGTTGGAAGGCGCCGACATGGCCGGGGCCACGGGCGCCTGA
- a CDS encoding flagellar motor protein MotA: MSRPQRYITRMVLFVAAVLAIVLLLFPALERSFMANPALNGLIIAVLLLGIGYIFRQVLMLKPEVAWLESFQTNRPDSDTVPEPVLLAPMARMLGERRGRLSLSALSMRSLLDGIDARLDETREISRYLIGLLIFLGLLGTFWGLLGTVSAVGGVISSLSVEGGDMGMMFGNLQQGLQAPLSGMGTAFSSSLFGLAGSLVLGFLELQASQAQNRFYTDLEDWLSGATRLSSGAGFGESEQSVPAYLQALLEQTAENMENLQRTVAQAEDGRRSANQNLLALTEKLSTLTDQMRTEQTLMLRLAENQMEMKPILGRLADALGNQQLGMDEATRQHIRNMDVYTARLLEEVATGRVQSVQEIRSEIKLLARTIAALAEDGER; encoded by the coding sequence ATGTCGCGGCCGCAGCGCTACATCACCCGTATGGTCCTGTTCGTCGCCGCGGTGCTCGCCATCGTGCTCCTGCTCTTCCCGGCGCTGGAACGGTCCTTCATGGCGAACCCGGCGCTGAACGGGCTGATCATCGCCGTGCTGCTGCTGGGCATCGGCTACATCTTCCGCCAAGTGCTGATGCTGAAGCCGGAGGTGGCGTGGCTGGAGAGCTTCCAGACCAACCGCCCGGATTCGGACACTGTTCCGGAACCGGTGCTGCTGGCCCCCATGGCCCGCATGCTGGGCGAGCGCCGCGGACGGCTGAGCCTGTCGGCGCTGTCCATGCGCTCGCTGCTCGACGGCATCGACGCCCGCCTGGACGAGACGCGCGAGATCTCCCGCTACCTGATCGGGCTGCTGATCTTCCTGGGCCTGCTCGGCACCTTCTGGGGCCTGCTGGGCACCGTGAGCGCGGTCGGCGGCGTGATCTCCAGCCTGTCGGTCGAGGGCGGCGACATGGGCATGATGTTCGGCAACCTGCAGCAGGGGCTTCAGGCGCCGCTGTCGGGCATGGGCACGGCCTTCAGCTCCTCGCTGTTCGGCCTCGCGGGGTCGCTGGTCCTGGGCTTCCTGGAATTGCAGGCGAGCCAGGCGCAGAACCGCTTCTACACCGACCTGGAGGACTGGCTGTCCGGCGCCACCCGGCTGTCGAGCGGCGCCGGCTTCGGCGAGAGCGAGCAGTCGGTGCCGGCCTACCTTCAGGCCCTGCTGGAGCAAACCGCGGAGAACATGGAGAACCTGCAGCGCACGGTGGCCCAGGCGGAGGACGGCCGGCGCTCGGCCAACCAGAACCTGCTGGCCCTGACCGAGAAGCTGAGCACCCTGACCGACCAGATGCGGACCGAGCAGACGCTGATGCTCCGGCTGGCCGAGAACCAGATGGAGATGAAACCGATCCTGGGCCGGCTGGCCGACGCGCTGGGCAACCAGCAGCTCGGCATGGACGAGGCGACCCGCCAGCATATCCGCAACATGGACGTCTATACCGCGCGCCTGCTGGAGGAGGTCGCCACCGGCCGGGTCCAGTCGGTCCAGGAGATCCGCAGCGAGATCAAGCTTCTGGCACGCACCATCGCGGCCCTTGCGGAAGACGGCGAGCGATGA
- the efp gene encoding elongation factor P — protein MKVNANQMRPGHVLEHNGKLMVVLKTAIVQPGKGGAFIQLEMKDVRTGNKMVERFRTQETVERARLDEHEMQFLFAEGDNFTFMDKENFEQIVIPRDIIGDPAVFLQEGMSVTVQTHEGSPLGVELPATVTLEVVEADPVVKGQTASSSYKPAKMDNGERVLVPPHIEAGTRIVVNTSDGTYLERAKD, from the coding sequence ATGAAGGTCAACGCCAACCAGATGCGTCCGGGCCACGTCCTGGAGCACAATGGCAAGCTGATGGTGGTCCTGAAGACCGCCATCGTGCAGCCCGGCAAGGGCGGCGCGTTCATCCAGCTCGAGATGAAGGATGTCCGCACCGGCAACAAGATGGTCGAGCGGTTCCGCACCCAGGAGACGGTCGAGCGCGCCCGTCTGGACGAGCACGAGATGCAGTTCCTGTTCGCCGAGGGTGACAACTTCACCTTCATGGACAAGGAGAACTTCGAGCAGATCGTGATCCCGCGGGACATCATCGGCGATCCCGCCGTGTTCCTGCAGGAAGGCATGTCGGTCACCGTGCAGACCCACGAGGGTTCGCCGCTGGGCGTCGAGCTGCCCGCCACCGTCACGCTGGAAGTGGTCGAGGCCGACCCCGTCGTGAAGGGCCAGACGGCCTCCTCCTCCTACAAGCCCGCCAAGATGGACAACGGCGAACGGGTCCTTGTTCCGCCGCACATCGAGGCCGGCACCCGCATCGTCGTGAACACCAGCGACGGCACCTACCTGGAACGTGCGAAGGACTGA
- a CDS encoding OmpA family protein, whose product MAGTLKAWVRGHMGRYVPTAVRRMALGCALGAATIPWLAEAPAVAQEAASPAAPPGIPARKPALPDTAAGSRPVPPAASATRPLPVPPSPGLGGTPPVAAGRAAPPPPGLDVGVPPDIAAAPVPPSPSELPRAEPRADVQFDTPVPPAVPGEPRRITSMPDLPDPRVRSDTAQPAPEVAATPPAPSGPPAEVPDGTEFRFVYPDPAADALSARDTALLDGVAARLRRDEVIRLQVTAYASGTPETEREARRLSLDRALAVRSHLIGQGVRSTRIDVRALGTHALDGPADRVDLLLVN is encoded by the coding sequence ATGGCAGGCACCTTGAAGGCTTGGGTACGGGGACACATGGGTCGCTACGTTCCGACTGCCGTCCGCCGCATGGCGCTCGGTTGCGCGCTCGGCGCCGCGACGATTCCGTGGCTGGCGGAGGCTCCCGCCGTGGCGCAGGAGGCGGCATCCCCCGCGGCTCCCCCGGGTATCCCGGCGCGCAAGCCCGCGCTGCCGGACACGGCGGCGGGATCGCGACCCGTGCCGCCGGCCGCCAGCGCCACCCGGCCGCTTCCGGTCCCTCCCTCCCCCGGTCTGGGCGGAACCCCGCCGGTCGCCGCCGGCCGCGCCGCGCCGCCGCCGCCCGGCCTCGATGTCGGCGTCCCGCCGGACATCGCCGCCGCCCCCGTCCCGCCGTCCCCGTCCGAGCTTCCCCGGGCGGAGCCGCGCGCGGACGTGCAGTTCGACACGCCGGTGCCGCCCGCCGTTCCCGGCGAGCCCCGCCGGATCACCTCCATGCCGGACCTTCCCGACCCGCGCGTCCGGTCCGATACGGCCCAGCCGGCGCCCGAGGTGGCGGCGACTCCGCCGGCCCCCTCCGGGCCGCCCGCCGAAGTGCCGGACGGGACCGAGTTCCGCTTCGTCTATCCCGACCCCGCGGCGGACGCCCTGTCCGCCCGCGACACCGCGCTGCTGGACGGCGTGGCCGCCCGGCTGCGCCGGGACGAGGTGATCCGCCTCCAGGTCACGGCCTATGCCAGCGGCACGCCCGAGACCGAACGGGAGGCCCGGCGCCTGTCGCTCGACCGCGCGCTGGCGGTGCGCTCGCACCTGATCGGCCAGGGCGTGCGCAGCACCCGCATCGACGTCCGCGCGCTGGGGACGCACGCGCTCGACGGGCCGGCCGACCGCGTCGACCTGCTTCTGGTGAACTAG
- a CDS encoding alpha/beta fold hydrolase encodes MFEGFTRRRIATSGAEINLVVGGDGPPLLLLHGFPQNHVIWHKVAGALAERFTVVATDLRGYGDSEKVPTTEDHSSYSKREMARDQVEVMRILGFERFQVVGHDRGGRVAHRMAIDHAARVRRLAVLDIVPTLTTFQSVDQQLATAYYHWFFLIQPHPLPEHMIGLDPEFYLRRKTSMWGVGTAHFTPEAMAEYIRCFRNPAAIHAMCEDYRAAATIDLEHDRADRAAGVKVSCPLLALWGARATMDRCFDVPATWREVALDVRGQALDCGHFIPEERPEEFAAALLDFLET; translated from the coding sequence ATGTTCGAAGGATTCACGCGGCGGCGCATCGCGACCAGCGGTGCCGAGATCAACCTCGTCGTCGGCGGTGACGGTCCGCCCCTGCTGCTCCTGCACGGCTTCCCGCAGAACCACGTGATCTGGCACAAGGTGGCCGGCGCCCTGGCCGAACGGTTCACCGTCGTGGCGACCGACCTGCGCGGCTACGGCGATAGCGAGAAGGTGCCGACGACGGAGGACCATTCCTCCTATTCCAAGCGGGAGATGGCGCGCGACCAGGTGGAGGTGATGCGCATCCTCGGGTTCGAGCGCTTCCAGGTGGTCGGCCACGACCGCGGCGGCCGGGTCGCCCACCGCATGGCGATCGACCATGCCGCCCGGGTCCGGCGGCTGGCGGTGCTCGACATCGTGCCGACGCTGACCACCTTCCAGAGCGTCGACCAGCAGCTCGCCACCGCCTATTACCACTGGTTCTTCCTGATCCAGCCCCACCCGCTGCCGGAGCACATGATCGGCCTGGATCCGGAATTCTACCTGCGGCGCAAGACCAGCATGTGGGGCGTCGGCACCGCCCATTTCACGCCGGAAGCCATGGCCGAGTATATCCGCTGCTTCCGGAATCCCGCCGCGATCCACGCCATGTGCGAGGATTACCGCGCCGCCGCCACGATCGACCTGGAGCACGACCGGGCCGACCGCGCCGCCGGCGTGAAGGTGTCGTGCCCGCTGCTGGCCCTGTGGGGCGCGCGGGCCACCATGGACCGCTGCTTCGACGTGCCGGCGACCTGGCGGGAAGTGGCGCTGGACGTGCGCGGCCAGGCGCTGGACTGCGGCCACTTCATTCCCGAGGAGCGGCCGGAGGAGTTCGCCGCCGCACTGCTCGACTTCCTCGAAACCTGA
- a CDS encoding MBL fold metallo-hydrolase, which yields MAEQIPLSPNASAVDPELDSARGDKTHQIAPDLAYRRLGIVNVVFWGRPGAGDRQWVLIDAGIPGTKGMITGAAGERFGPGARPSAIVMTHGHFDHIGALEDLAREWDVPVYAHPLEHPYLNGRASYPPGDPSVGGGAMAALARFYPRGPVDVGGRLRAFPEDGTIPEMPGWRWLHTPGHSVGHVSLWRETDRTIVAGDAFVTTGQESAYAVAVQRAEMHGPPTYYTVEWDKAKRSVARLAALDPDLVVTGHGEPMKGPEMRTALYRLAEEFDRVAVPKQGRYLDHPARAEDGSAYR from the coding sequence ATGGCCGAGCAGATTCCCTTGTCCCCGAACGCCAGCGCGGTCGATCCCGAACTGGACTCGGCGCGCGGCGACAAGACCCACCAGATCGCCCCCGACCTGGCCTACCGCCGGCTCGGCATCGTCAACGTCGTCTTCTGGGGCCGTCCCGGCGCCGGCGACCGGCAATGGGTCCTGATCGACGCGGGCATTCCCGGTACCAAGGGCATGATCACGGGGGCTGCTGGCGAGCGGTTCGGCCCCGGCGCCCGGCCTTCGGCCATCGTCATGACCCACGGCCATTTCGACCATATCGGCGCGCTGGAGGATCTGGCCCGGGAATGGGACGTTCCCGTCTATGCCCACCCGCTCGAACATCCCTATCTGAACGGCAGGGCGTCCTACCCGCCGGGCGATCCCTCCGTCGGCGGCGGCGCCATGGCGGCCCTGGCCCGCTTCTACCCGCGCGGCCCTGTCGATGTCGGCGGCCGGCTCCGGGCTTTCCCGGAAGACGGCACCATCCCGGAGATGCCCGGCTGGCGCTGGCTCCACACGCCCGGCCACAGCGTCGGCCACGTGTCGCTCTGGCGCGAGACCGACCGCACCATCGTCGCCGGCGACGCCTTCGTGACGACGGGGCAGGAGTCCGCCTACGCCGTCGCGGTCCAGCGGGCGGAGATGCACGGCCCGCCGACCTATTACACCGTGGAATGGGACAAGGCGAAGCGGTCCGTCGCGAGGCTCGCCGCCCTCGATCCCGACCTGGTCGTCACCGGGCACGGCGAACCCATGAAAGGGCCGGAGATGCGCACCGCCCTCTACCGCCTGGCGGAGGAATTCGACCGCGTCGCCGTCCCGAAGCAGGGCCGCTACCTGGACCACCCCGCCCGGGCGGAGGACGGCTCGGCGTACCGTTAG
- a CDS encoding glutamate--cysteine ligase — translation MSAPPKSRGEPISDPRSLVSHLEQGSKPASEWRIGTEHEKFAYRTSDLRPLPYDGPDGIGELLNRMTRFGWEPVYEGENVIALTCGSCNISLEPGGQVELSGAPLETLHDTCAEVHEHLDQVKQVGRELGIGMIGLGFNPKWKRDEIPWMPKGRYKIMREYMPKRGSLGLDMMMRTCTVQVNLDFGSEADMVKKFRVSLALQPIATALFANSPFTEGRPNGFQSFRSHIWTDTDPDRCGDLPFVFEEGFGFQQYADYALDVPMYFVYRDGKYIDASGQSFRDFLQGRLPALPGELPLMTDWADHLTTLFPEVRLKRYLEMRGADGGPWRGLCALPALWVGLLYDGTALDAAWDLVKDWTAEERAHLRAEVPRLALDATHRGRPLREVAAEVLGIAGEGLRRRARNDRWGDDETHFINTLLEVAETGATPATILLNRYHGEWQGDIDRVFAEFSY, via the coding sequence ATGTCCGCCCCTCCGAAGTCCCGCGGCGAACCGATTTCCGACCCGCGCAGTCTGGTGAGCCATCTCGAGCAGGGCAGCAAGCCCGCGTCGGAATGGCGTATCGGGACCGAGCACGAGAAGTTCGCGTACCGCACCAGCGACCTGCGCCCGCTGCCCTACGACGGGCCGGACGGCATCGGCGAGCTGCTCAACCGGATGACCCGCTTCGGCTGGGAACCCGTGTACGAGGGCGAGAACGTCATCGCGCTGACCTGCGGCTCCTGCAACATCAGCCTGGAGCCGGGCGGGCAGGTGGAACTGTCCGGTGCCCCGCTGGAAACCCTGCACGACACCTGCGCGGAGGTCCACGAGCACCTGGACCAGGTCAAGCAGGTCGGCCGCGAGTTGGGCATCGGCATGATCGGCCTGGGCTTCAATCCGAAATGGAAGCGGGACGAGATCCCGTGGATGCCCAAGGGCCGCTACAAGATCATGCGCGAGTACATGCCGAAGCGCGGCTCGCTCGGCCTCGACATGATGATGCGGACCTGTACCGTGCAGGTCAACCTGGACTTCGGGTCCGAGGCCGACATGGTGAAGAAGTTCCGCGTCAGCCTGGCCCTCCAGCCGATCGCGACGGCGCTGTTCGCCAACTCGCCCTTCACCGAGGGCCGGCCCAACGGCTTCCAGAGCTTCCGGAGCCATATCTGGACCGACACCGACCCCGACCGCTGCGGCGACCTGCCGTTCGTGTTCGAGGAGGGGTTCGGGTTCCAGCAATATGCAGACTATGCCCTCGACGTGCCGATGTACTTCGTCTACCGCGACGGGAAGTACATCGACGCCTCAGGCCAGAGCTTCCGCGACTTCCTCCAGGGCCGCCTGCCGGCGCTGCCGGGCGAACTGCCGCTGATGACCGACTGGGCCGACCACCTGACCACGCTGTTCCCGGAAGTACGCCTGAAACGCTACCTGGAGATGCGCGGCGCCGACGGCGGACCGTGGCGCGGCCTGTGCGCGCTGCCGGCCCTGTGGGTCGGGCTGCTCTACGACGGCACGGCGCTGGACGCCGCCTGGGACCTGGTCAAGGACTGGACGGCGGAGGAGCGGGCCCATCTCCGCGCCGAGGTGCCGCGCCTCGCCCTGGACGCCACCCACCGGGGCCGCCCCCTGCGCGAGGTTGCGGCCGAGGTCCTGGGGATCGCCGGAGAAGGTCTGCGGCGGCGCGCCCGCAACGACCGCTGGGGCGACGACGAGACCCACTTCATCAATACCCTGCTGGAAGTGGCCGAGACCGGCGCGACCCCGGCGACGATCCTGCTCAACCGCTACCATGGCGAATGGCAGGGCGACATCGACCGCGTCTTCGCCGAATTCTCCTACTGA
- a CDS encoding 16S rRNA (uracil(1498)-N(3))-methyltransferase, protein METDTDREPLRTRLYVAEPLSGGATVGLDHERAHYLRHVLRLDRGDRVALFNGRDGEWAARIDGFGKGWCSLAVDALRRPQAPEPDLWLLFAPIKRARIDFVAEKAAELGASLVWPVLTRHTDVARVNVDRLRANAIEAAEQCERLTVPELREPARLDQAMRDWPAERVILLCAEAGPVRPIASAVADLAPGPAAILTGPEGGFAKEELDGLLKLPFVVPVGLGPRILRADTAALAALACWQALAGDWAAGGADVRPPFRFQEPG, encoded by the coding sequence ATGGAGACCGATACCGACCGCGAACCCCTGCGGACCCGCCTCTATGTCGCGGAACCGCTGTCTGGCGGGGCCACCGTGGGCCTCGACCACGAGCGGGCGCATTATCTGCGCCATGTGCTTCGGCTCGACCGCGGCGACCGGGTCGCGCTGTTCAACGGCCGCGACGGCGAGTGGGCCGCCCGAATCGACGGCTTCGGCAAGGGCTGGTGCAGCCTGGCGGTCGATGCGCTGCGCCGGCCCCAGGCGCCGGAACCCGACCTGTGGCTGCTGTTCGCCCCGATCAAGAGGGCGCGGATCGACTTCGTCGCGGAGAAGGCCGCGGAGCTCGGCGCGTCCCTGGTCTGGCCGGTGCTGACCCGCCATACCGACGTGGCCCGCGTCAATGTCGACCGGCTGCGCGCCAACGCGATCGAGGCGGCGGAGCAGTGCGAGCGTCTGACCGTTCCGGAGCTGAGGGAGCCGGCCCGGCTCGACCAGGCGATGCGCGACTGGCCGGCGGAACGCGTGATCCTGCTATGCGCCGAAGCCGGTCCGGTCAGGCCGATCGCCAGCGCCGTCGCGGATTTGGCGCCCGGCCCGGCGGCGATCCTGACCGGCCCGGAAGGGGGCTTCGCCAAGGAGGAGCTTGACGGGTTGCTGAAACTGCCATTTGTTGTTCCGGTCGGGCTGGGGCCAAGGATCCTGCGTGCCGACACGGCGGCGCTCGCCGCGCTCGCCTGCTGGCAGGCCCTCGCCGGGGACTGGGCGGCAGGCGGCGCCGACGTGCGTCCCCCGTTCCGTTTCCAAGAACCAGGTTGA